From Triticum urartu cultivar G1812 chromosome 2, Tu2.1, whole genome shotgun sequence, a single genomic window includes:
- the LOC125540029 gene encoding uncharacterized protein LOC125540029, protein MVMMGQLGRLVDGLRSKMRAGGGKKGAGKKAAAAAAYEQMGKTESMRVEIKSRQAQKLIAKNLVAADSIGRRSRNKRFFLAF, encoded by the coding sequence ATGGTGATGATGGGGCAGCTGGGGAGGCTGGTGGACGGGCTGAGGTCCAAGATGAGGGCCGGCGGCGGGAAGAAGGGGGCGgggaagaaggcggcggcggcggcggcgtacgAGCAGATGGGGAAGACGGAGAGCATGAGGGTGGAGATCAAGAGCCGGCAGGCGCAGAAGCTCATCGCCAAGAACCTCGTCGCCGCCGACTCCATAGGCCGCAGGAGCAGGAACAAGCGCTTCTTCCTCGCCTTCTAG